The genomic region atggcaCTTTCGATGCCACTTCAGTGTTTCCTCTGCAGTCCTCTGAGTGTAATTATTCTTACcgaatgtattgataaaatttaagaatttgacgTAAATGATGACACGTACATTTATAAACATTTAGGAAAATATTATGCTTGGTGGTTCGATCAACGCATTATTTTTTCACATAATTGACATAATTACAATAGTTTCCTCCCCAGGCTAGCACAAAtggattcttacattttaaatatgtatattttccaTCCAAAAACACATCTGtttgctacaggaggcttttattgacccccccggagccatgtgatgcactttttataatggatcgatgcactttattggacttgttttggactgatgacactttagtcaatgcttgcattcGCTGAATTGGCTGTCCATGCCACATCGCATAAAGTTAATCTAATCCCCACCTCTGCCCTTCCCACCCACCAACTAATTTGAATTTCTGTAGGTGGGATTTATTTGATTGGTATTCtaatgcagtggttctcaatcctggtcctgggggacccctgctttgCCAGTTTGCATGTCTGCCTTATTTAACACTcctgttgagatcatcagctcgttaggagagagatacataactgaactaacgagctgatgatttcaatcaggtttgttaaataagggagacatgcaaaatgtgcagagcagtggtcccccaggacaaggattgagaaccactgttctaaTGGACCGCGTTTTGACAACATAGCATCCGGAAAAACAAATGCTTTAGTCCAAAGGAGCggttcgttgtagttcttaaaaaggactttttttttttgtcaaaatataTCCCTTTGGAGTAGACTTTAAGATTTGTAactttttatgcccaaacatacacaccacacactgatgaaaagttaaaaagcataataggacgcTTTAAGGCAATATCACATATACGATGATTAAAATaagagactattgcttcagaatagatTAGTTTTGCCaaacaaaaaaaggttatttttgcCCTGGCAAGTAACCTTGTTACTCAGAAGTGAATGACTGATTTTACATAAAGCACATCTATGTTTTTAAGCTGCTTTCACGTCTTTCAAATTACTGTTAATATAAGGTTTTGTTTCTTTCTATtataatttttctggatttcagTCAAATTGCAGTCAAAAAGCATgtccaaattaaataaaatcaataaacatacacaaattagcagcaatttatatatataaaaaaaagtttgcattTTTTTCATAATCTTGGTTTAATAGCACTGACACTTTTTTCCAGACAAATgatgaaaatgtgttttaatgtattgGTTCAACTTCTGTCATCCagcaaagaaagaaaagaagaagCATCAGTCATCCAGCGAGAGTGAAGACGACTCTTCATCAGACAGCTCCTCGGACACTGAGGAATCAgggaaggagaaaaaaaaaaggaagaaacaCAAGAAGGAGCACaagaaaaagaaagaacagaAACACAAGAAGAAAGACAAGAAAGGGTACAGTCaccttttaaacattttttgaagagaatgaagagacaacatttttaaaagtagtgTGTTAAAATAAGTAATGTTTTGTttaacttacttttttttttttgaaaccatGATCATCCTTGCTGAAAGTGAATTCAAATATAGTTATCTTATAGTTTTCCTCATGGTTTTCAAGGATATGCctaatttgaccttttttttttatgaagtgaCTAAATTTGCACTAGAGTTCTTTAGAGTTTGTTGGATGCACAACTTGTAATGGCAGCAACACAATATGTGGGTTTACTTTTACCTTTAAAAGATTAATTTGCCTGTTCACTTTTTTATGCTACATATCCACAATTTTTAGATGgtttatttggttttattttttgcattctgTGCTGTTTTCACCTGTCCAcagtagggttgggaatcgaaaatcgattccgattctggaatcggatacttaagataaagaatcgattaaaattaaaatttcgattccccGTTTCGATTTCTGGGTGCATtttttttcatctagtgatctgccaggaccttacgtggtaatgtaaacatcagtcgaaaagatggatcacggtaagcatttaaaagtgtgtctacgctttgtaaaacccaaagacaaatctaccgctgcacgcaaacttcatcttagagatcttcaAGGGACGCTCCAAAAGgaatatgttatttcgtcccgcaaaagcccacataaaagtaacctatacccccgcgggaagacaggtatctactttcatctcttggctgcatgaaacaaaccctcccgctaatgtaaaggcaaagatgaccagagtattagtaacgaactcgcgcgtgcctaatgtattcattcttgtatatcggagtcgtacgttaggcacgcataagtccgctgttgattcacaaaatattcattatttcaggactctgatccatagtatttttgcgtgaaatttctaaatatttgcatagttttcaaaatgaatgtcctgtgagtttttttataatgaagttgtgaagaatgtctgaattaaataatttaggtgctttaaatctgtgtatgtatatacatgttaaaaaaaattagagcagagggttttcgtttaaattcaaaagtatagctttaatttaaagtttgtttgaatttttttataacatgcaggagaaaaataaaaaggcaaaacaaatgtttaggttaataaaaaaggttcaaaaataaacacctttagaggaaatgtcaggcatggagggccttgcaaaattgacccgagaagaagggggccctgatataaaaaaggttgagaacccctgtaataaaatatgttgcaagctagcactgaaaataaacatgtttaatatattaatgtttgacttttgtggttgttgttgttgttgttgtttttttttactaaattggaatcggaatcgaaatcgataacattcaaacgatacccaacccttgTCCACAGCTGCTTCAGAAGAGAATTTTAACACATCTTTTTCTGTAGGTCTGATGAGGAAGAGGCTGAACCCCAACCCGTGTCGACCATCCGCCCAGAAGAAGTCCCGCCCGTTCCAGAAAACCGCTTTCTAATGAGGCGAAGCCCCCAGAAGGCCAAAGAGGAGGAGCAGGTTAAAGAAAAGCCAAAGGAGGACTCTGGGAAAGACAGACAAAGAGAAAGAgacagggagagagagagggaaagggACAGGTAGGATGTAATATTTTAATACCTTATCCAGGTATATAATGTTGCGGAGGTTCATTTGTTATACAGACATGAATGATATGTTTAtgttgtaatttattattttaaattttttttatactgtattcCAGACCCATGGCAAACTCCAGGCCAAACCGCACAAGACTGGTGATGACCAGGTCAGGGCGCAGAATTAAAGGAAGAGGACCGAGGGTGAGAGAATAAATATGGTTTACTTTGAAAGGCAGATTATGAGAGTTAAATGTAAATACAATCAACGTTTGTGGtcagttagatttttttaatgctctccaaggctgcatttaattgatcaaaaatgcagttacatgtgtcacatgatccttatcaatgttaaaaacagttgttttatTAACACTTATTTAATGATgctctttaatgtcacttttggtcaatttcaCGCATCCTTGCTTGATTTTACTGAGAAAATTGAAGctaatttttattactttttttactttctgTAGCGCTACCGGACACCATCTAGATCTCGCTCACGGTCATGGGATCGGTTTCGCCGCAGTGAGACGCCTCCACACTGGAGGCAGGAAATGCAAAGGACACACAAAGCTAAAGCCAACACAGCTGCCACCCAGGAACGATGGATCAAAGGAGACAAGTATGTCCAATTTTACAGTGCATGCAAATATTGCATCCAGGATTCATGACTTTTTCCCTGAAAAGTgaagttttgtttatttgtctaGTGCTGTTCCAAAAAGACATTTCTTGCACTCAAAgtgttatttatattatatactttattaaataataggtaTGTGACGAGATCTCACGAGATCCAACGTGGCTCATGATATCTGACTGGTCTCGCAAGAACGTGACGATATCCTCGCAAAACAtttgtttacattagagctgcttGATTAATTGTTAAAATATCACGATCTCCATTCAAACGCCCACGCGATCTTGTTCCTgaattcaaatctgcattcatgttgctgctgatccagaaagagcaacacaaacgGTCTTTTCAACCACATAATGATAATTATTTCTGTGTTACATACATTTAATAACAAAAGTACTaggataaaagtttatagtttgggtataaacacttattgtctacaatagcgatcaaaacgaaagtatcttaATGTGTATGTATTGCAACGCTTATCCTTTTCCGCCAGGAGGTGGCGACAGctgcacatttaaaaataaaaaaagtgtttatcATTCAATCATTTATTCAAGTCTTTACTAATTGagactccttcattttttttatttagtttgaatatattttttaaaagaacattttgtcagaaccactaataaattacattttgtttacatttcgtctttttttttttcttcagaatcatgagagaatcgtgatctccaatttatttaaaaaattgtgattttcaatttatccagaatcatgcagctttagtttacatgtttattacagcatataattaattaaaatagaagTCTCATAAAGTACaatttcatatcaaaatgcacatgcattttgtttttcagttaaataaaatactatttttccctgtatatttcatcattgaggatttctttaaaaaagtttaaaaatctcaTCTCATGCTCATGAACCCAGTCTCTTGGATCGTCTCGTGGGATAAGTGTCTGGTCACACCCCTATCAAATAcgtattatatttttgttttgctttttccaGAGGAGATATGTCAGAGGAAAAGACCGAAGCCACTGAGCCAGCCAGCGAGAACAAAGCTGCAGGACAAGAAGAATCAAAAAAGAACTTTGAACGAGAAAAGAGAGATGCGAAGAGGGACAAATCACGCAGTCCCTCCAGAGGAAGAGACAGAAAGAGGGACAAACATCGCTCTAAAAGCAGAGATAGGGACGCACGGAAAAAGACAGATGCCGACGCAGAAAAGAAGAAAGCTCGCAGCCGGAGCAAGAGCAAAGAAAAGAAGAGAGAAAAGGAAAAGCACAGTAAAGCGGACGACAAACGGGGACGCTCAAGCAGCAAGGACAGGAAAGAGAAAGACCCCAAAGAGCGAGAGAAGGAGGGCGAGCAAAAAGACAGAAGCAAAGAAAGAGGCAAACAACATCCGGAAGGAGATGAGAAGGAAAAGTCAAAGGAGGTGGAAAAGAAGAAGAATGGAGAGCAGCGACGTGACCGATCTAGAAGCAGAGAAAAGGGTCGAGACGCGTCACGGAGGTCCAGGTCCAGAGGTCGCGACAAGCGTGGCCAATCGCGAGACAGAGGCCGGGACAGACGGCACAGCAGCAGTCGAGACAGAAGATCATCTCGCCGGTCGAgaagcagagatcgagacagacgGGACCGCGGAAGAGACGCAGAAGACCGAAACAAGAGGAGGAGCACAGAGGAGTCGAGGAGCAAAGAGACCAGAGGACGAGACAGAAGCTCCAAAGAACGATCCTCCCAGAGACAGAGAAGCCGAGAGCGAGATGATCGACAGAGCGCTAGGAAGAGGAAAGACAAGAGTGACAGCGGAAGCAGCGACTCTGAGAGCGACGCTGATaagcaaaagaaaagaaaaagaagcgAGAGTCCTAAATCAAAAGAGAGAGCAAAGGACAAGTCTAAAAGTCCAAGCAAAGACGCAAAGAAAAAGGACTCCTCTTCCAGTGACACTGACTGAGAGACTGCATGTACCACtccatttttttgttttggttttcttTTTCCAAATCGATGACTTGCAGTACAACGGTCGATACAAAGAGACATATTTTAGTCATCGTGTGAAGTTCTCCTGAACGCCtggaatatttttttaatgactgATACGGATCGCTAATTTGTTTCAATCAAATCGGTTATATTTGTCCTGCTTTTATCAgacattttgttttcattttctggCCCATATCCTGTCATAACGTTTAGTGAAAATGGTTGCTTAATTGTTTTTCTGTCCGAtctcagctgtgtttttttaaaaGGGGTTTGTTGGGGACAGGTTTGAGTACATTGGAGTTTTGTAAGGGCTTCGTGTTTGTAAAGAGATGACAATGTTAGGTTCTGTTGAAtttgacaaataaaaattaatactgaACCTGTGAACTTCACTTTCAGTGGTCCTGTTTATTCAAACGTCTGATTTTGGATATTTTACACAATTCAcctgattttatattttaatgtttaaaaattgcAGCAATTTCTTTAAACCATGAATAGTGTATTTACACCATTAAATGTAATACAGTTGAGTTCAAGTTTACatacaaataattattttactaaaataagaaggatcatacaaaatgcatttttgacCTGTATTTAGTAAATATAAATTCTGGAATTGATTATTTAaatctaattttattttagaatttccaTTTTAGTTCTACCATTGTGCATTTATATTAGCATTTctatattctattatattttACGTATCTTTGTTTTTCATGATCTTAGGTTTTGATCTGAATGTTTATGGCaaaacttgtgtttttttttttttttcatgcactggtCAATTTTGAGATCATAACTTTTCTTTCAGATTATtggaaagaaaatataaaaagtaaataatataaaaaataatatataatatttgaattatttgcatctgtagattttgaTTATGAaagatatctaaaaaaaaaaaaagtaatctcaAAATGTATGTTAGAGcgggccatttgtacattttatgggtttgACTTCAGGTcttctgcgtccagctatttttagctgtacaaaatagctggtttttctgcttgatattgcaaattggtgagtcttaccatattattttaatgtattatcttaattatgaacatctTAGCGGCTAATGAACAGCAAGTCTCACCTATACGCTTCTGAGTTAAAGAAATGGGTGGATACACGACATTTtccatctatattctgaaggtttttaaaggtttgtttatatatatcatttgcctaatttacattttattcattaaaacattaataatttgtATAGCTATTAATGGTATTTTCATAAAGTAATATACAGTAGTCAGCATTCAAAGTGGATCAAAacttttcatcaaatttgtcctaaaaccaaaaagaatacccgttcttatcttaggacaactttgattaacttttttgatccacttcgaatgttgactaatGTAAAGAGATCTTAAAATCATGTTTAAAAACcctcagcaaaataaaacaagacattGGAACCTGGCTTTATGCGTTGTTCAGATTTCTCTTCTAGAAATGTAATATGTTAGACAACGCTTTGTTTCCATATTTAAACACatttcagaaaatgtgtattacAAAACAACTGTCTTAATCAAAATGGTGATTTTAAGATAGTGTTTTCAGATTTAaattgtgacactggaccacaaaaccagccttaagcagcacgggtatatttgtagcaatagccaaaaatacattttatgggtcaaaatgatcgatttttcttttatgccaaaaatctttaggatatttagtaaagaaaatgttcaatgaagatattttgtatattgcCTAACGTAaaaaacttaattcttgattagtaatatgcattactaagaattcatttggacaactttaaaggcagtttacTCAAAAtttggattttatttttttatttaaaaaatggacccttatgactgattttgtggtccagggtcatatatatatatatatatatatatatatatatatatatatatatatatatatactgtatataaacacaatttaaaaaacagcagagaacataaaaaaaaaatcaattgtgttttttcaaatgcattgctaagaacttcatttggacattaaaggcgattttctcaacattttcatcattttgcaacctcagatttcagatctcagccaaatattgtcctgttctatcaaatcatacaaaaaaaaaaatccctgtgTGACTCTACTAGTCTAAAATATTTAAGtccagtgttttttattttaaaacaattccGTTCTCATTCACTATAAActtattcacttttttttttttttttgaatgactGGAAACAGAAAGCAAGAATGACCAAAGTTCTGACGATTCGAGTGACCAATCAGAGCGTCGCGTGTGGTTTGATTGACGCGAGCACCAGCCTATCAGAGGCGAGCCGTCCCTTGCGGGgcactgactaatcatgctatgTTTTGAAGGCAAGTGTCGGTCTCATAGCCGCTAAAGATATCGAATAATTCAGCCAGGCTGCTGCTGGAGGTCAGTATATGGTTGATTTGCTTACATGCATATTCTTATGTAACTTTCTGAGAAAGATATATTGAATATTAAACATCTGTTTATCGGTCCCCGTGTCAATACTGTTGTTTTTGACTTATTTCCAGCGTAGGATGATGAAGACCTTAGTAGTGTTCGACTTTGACCACACTATAGTGGATGACAACAGCGACACATGGGTGATCCGCTCCACTCCCGAGCAGACATTACCAGACTGGCTGAAGAAGTCCTACCAGAGCGGCCGCTGGACCGAGTATATGGGTCGAGTCTTGACCTACATCGGGGACCAGTCCGTCCGGCCGGAGCACATGCGCTCGGTCATGGAGAGCATCCCGTTCACCGACGGCATGATCGAGCTCCTGACCTTCATATCTGAGAATAAGAAGGACATCGACTGTATTATCATCTCCGATTCGAACAGTCTGTTCATAGAGTGGCCTTTGCATGCATCAGGGTTGAAATCTGCTGTAGATGACATCTTCACCAACCCTGCCAACATTGATGCACGGGGCTATATGACTTTGCGCTGCTTTCACGCTCATGACTGCGAGCAATGTCCCATCAACCTGTGCAAGAGAAAGGTGCTGCATGATTTCAAAGAGAAGCAAGCTAAATCCGATGTGCATTATGAGAGGATTTGCTATATAGGAGATGGAGGAAATGACTTTTGTCCTATTAAAGAATTGAAAGAAGGGGATATAGCAATGCCTAGGAAAGGATTCACCCTAGAGAAACTGTTGTGCAAAGCCATTTCAGAGGGTTCAGAATCCCTCCCAGCGAAAATCATGCCTTGGACTAGTGGCAATGAAATCCTCAGGGAACTAAGAGCTCTAATTGACTAATATAGGCAATGTTGGCAAACTACAAACTCACTGAACTAATAGAATATCACATTTATTCTGCATTATGTGCATGAACTCTTATTATAGCTCCCTCTAATCTACTTGGGCATGGTGTAATGTCTGTCATAGTTAAGTTTATGTTTTTGGTTTCAGTGCATGTGCAATTTCAGGTTTACATGTTAAATCTCTTTGAGATTTTAATCATTAAATAAGCTCACTGTTTGGATTCATAAAAGGTAATTTAACAGTCTGAGGTGCTTAATATTTAATCTACTGAGGTTTGCTGCAgaacattaaaatgaacaaatgtaaatgttttaacaTGCTGGCTAAATATTTATTCTCAAATCTG from Garra rufa chromosome 12, GarRuf1.0, whole genome shotgun sequence harbors:
- the ppig gene encoding peptidyl-prolyl cis-trans isomerase G isoform X1, giving the protein MGVKAQRPRCFFDIGIGNVPAGRVVIELFSDACPKTCENFRCLCTGERGIGKTTQKPLHYKGSLFHRIVKDFMIQGGDFSEGNGRGGESIYGGFFEDESFSMKHTKEFLLSMANRGKDTNGSQFFITTKPTPHLDGIHVVFGQVISGQDVIRTIESQKTDTNSRPYAEVKVLNCGELVPKSKAKKEKKKHQSSSESEDDSSSDSSSDTEESGKEKKKRKKHKKEHKKKKEQKHKKKDKKGSDEEEAEPQPVSTIRPEEVPPVPENRFLMRRSPQKAKEEEQVKEKPKEDSGKDRQRERDRERERERDRPMANSRPNRTRLVMTRSGRRIKGRGPRRYRTPSRSRSRSWDRFRRSETPPHWRQEMQRTHKAKANTAATQERWIKGDKGDMSEEKTEATEPASENKAAGQEESKKNFEREKRDAKRDKSRSPSRGRDRKRDKHRSKSRDRDARKKTDADAEKKKARSRSKSKEKKREKEKHSKADDKRGRSSSKDRKEKDPKEREKEGEQKDRSKERGKQHPEGDEKEKSKEVEKKKNGEQRRDRSRSREKGRDASRRSRSRGRDKRGQSRDRGRDRRHSSSRDRRSSRRSRSRDRDRRDRGRDAEDRNKRRSTEESRSKETRGRDRSSKERSSQRQRSRERDDRQSARKRKDKSDSGSSDSESDADKQKKRKRSESPKSKERAKDKSKSPSKDAKKKDSSSSDTD
- the ppig gene encoding peptidyl-prolyl cis-trans isomerase G isoform X2, which translates into the protein MAHSFLYLYLHSASLFCVPDHRTTKPTPHLDGIHVVFGQVISGQDVIRTIESQKTDTNSRPYAEVKVLNCGELVPKSKAKKEKKKHQSSSESEDDSSSDSSSDTEESGKEKKKRKKHKKEHKKKKEQKHKKKDKKGSDEEEAEPQPVSTIRPEEVPPVPENRFLMRRSPQKAKEEEQVKEKPKEDSGKDRQRERDRERERERDRPMANSRPNRTRLVMTRSGRRIKGRGPRRYRTPSRSRSRSWDRFRRSETPPHWRQEMQRTHKAKANTAATQERWIKGDKGDMSEEKTEATEPASENKAAGQEESKKNFEREKRDAKRDKSRSPSRGRDRKRDKHRSKSRDRDARKKTDADAEKKKARSRSKSKEKKREKEKHSKADDKRGRSSSKDRKEKDPKEREKEGEQKDRSKERGKQHPEGDEKEKSKEVEKKKNGEQRRDRSRSREKGRDASRRSRSRGRDKRGQSRDRGRDRRHSSSRDRRSSRRSRSRDRDRRDRGRDAEDRNKRRSTEESRSKETRGRDRSSKERSSQRQRSRERDDRQSARKRKDKSDSGSSDSESDADKQKKRKRSESPKSKERAKDKSKSPSKDAKKKDSSSSDTD
- the phospho2 gene encoding pyridoxal phosphate phosphatase PHOSPHO2, with the protein product MMKTLVVFDFDHTIVDDNSDTWVIRSTPEQTLPDWLKKSYQSGRWTEYMGRVLTYIGDQSVRPEHMRSVMESIPFTDGMIELLTFISENKKDIDCIIISDSNSLFIEWPLHASGLKSAVDDIFTNPANIDARGYMTLRCFHAHDCEQCPINLCKRKVLHDFKEKQAKSDVHYERICYIGDGGNDFCPIKELKEGDIAMPRKGFTLEKLLCKAISEGSESLPAKIMPWTSGNEILRELRALID